cgATGGCTTTCCTAAGTAAGTTTTCGGTTCAGCATATATTTTACAGCAGCTTTAACATCCTTATTCCTCAAGCTATAGATGATAGGATTCAACATGGGGATCACTTCCCCATAAAACAAAGGAATAAGCTTGTCTGAAGTTCGCAACTTGTCTTCCCCATTCAGGTCTTGGGACTTGGGTTTTGTGTACATAAAGAAGATGGTACCAAAGAATATGATCACCACAGTCAGATGGGCTGAGCATGTAGAAAAGGCCTTGCGTCTCCCTGTGGCTGAGTTCATTCTCAAGATGGTGTAGAGGATGAACATATAGGAGAAGAAAATGACCAGCAGTGGGAGAACCAGGAAGGCCGTATTTGATATTGTCATGGTGATAATATTAAGAGATATATCAGCACAAGCCAGCTTGAGAACAGCTAAGATCTCACATGTGAAGTGATTGATAATGTTCGTCCCACAGAATGGCAGTCGCATGGCAAGAGAGGTTTGCACAGCTGAATTGATTCCACCAGACAGCCATGATACAGAGGCCATCAGTGCACACACCCCCTTGTTCATGATGATGGGGTACCTCAGAGGgttacagatggccacatagcgatcaAAAGCCATCATAGCAAGGAGAAAACATTCTGTAGATCCCATGGCAAATACAAAGA
This portion of the Ictidomys tridecemlineatus isolate mIctTri1 chromosome 4, mIctTri1.hap1, whole genome shotgun sequence genome encodes:
- the LOC144376908 gene encoding olfactory receptor 13C3-like; this encodes MDRTNATFVREFILLGLSGYPKFEMSFSALVLIMYLVILSGNGVLIILSIFDSRLHTPMYFFLGNLSFLDICYTSCSVPSILVSLISKKRNISFSGCALQMFFVFAMGSTECFLLAMMAFDRYVAICNPLRYPIIMNKGVCALMASVSWLSGGINSAVQTSLAMRLPFCGTNIINHFTCEILAVLKLACADISLNIITMTISNTAFLVLPLLVIFFSYMFILYTILRMNSATGRRKAFSTCSAHLTVVIIFFGTIFFMYTKPKSQDLNGEDKLRTSDKLIPLFYGEVIPMLNPIIYSLRNKDVKAAVKYMLNRKLT